The window ATAGTCCCAACATGAAGACAAGGACACTCATGTCTTTGTCAGCATTCCCAGGAGCTCATCCCATTAAGCCTCTTTgatcctgctctctctctcaccataCCTTCGTAATCAAGCCTATTTATTTAAGTGCCATGCGGGACAGTGACGGGCCCATCGTGACCCACTGTACTTTCAATCAGCGCTAGCTAGATCACTCACGACGCTTGAATGCTCTACAGTGTAGTTCAGAGAATGGTTCAATATTTGCTTGATTTTCATGTCAATCAGAGAGATTGTATCACCATTTTGAAGTATGTTTGTGTCAAGTACTTCCTTTGAGCCCTGCAGATTGTAGTGTTTTCTACATCCCGCAATAACTAATTTGTTCAGACATGTAGTGTCCAAGGGACCACCGCCCACGAGACTATAAACCAATTTTTCATTATTGTTTGGTAGATAAAACCAAACATTGACTTATATTGTTCGCTAACATTGTTAACAAAGGGGCTTTGGCAATTGTAATATTTGTGTATTTCCTTTGAGGTCAAAATGACTccagatgtatttatttttcactgaatTGGACACAAACAGTAGTTTGAATGCAACCTGAGTAGTAACATCTGGGCTGTGTTTCAATTTCACTTACAGAAGACAGAGGCTGGTCATGTCTTTGAAAGTACATGTGCTAACCAGCTGTGGCATGAGAAGTAAACTTTCGGtctttataaaatgaaaaatacagcaCAAAGTCACAAATTCAGTCAAATCAGAAACCGTTTGACCTTGTACTGTAGTTAAATAGGGCACAGTTTTTAACCAGTTCACTTAAATTCAGATTACAAGTGGTAAAACCTTTTACTTTCAAGATGCTAAATGCTAAAAAGTAAAACTAGTTGGATTGTCTGTTGCTTGTGTAAATAGATGTAAATGGGCATTCAAACTGACAGCAGTTTgcagcaataatatatatatatatatatatatatatatatatatatatatatatatatatatatatatatatatatatatatatatatatatagcaactaTAGAACAATTGCTCAATCCTTCACTGGATGCTGAATGTATGGCATCTTGTCAAATTGAAGCAGttcaattcaaattaaattatgatGTGGTGTTAGTctttttcatacatttcatacatttcaGACATAAAATGGAGCAAAAGAAAGATTGATTGCATGTTGCTTTGCATTGTCAGGTATAGTAAGGACACAGTGTAAATAGATGTCAAGGAGCGTTCACACTGACAACAGTTTGCAGCAAGAAAGCAAAGTGAGTCAGTCATTTACAATTAAGGTTGCTGATTTAAGGCAATATAGAGATTATTGTGCAATCCTTCACTTGATACTGTTGAATACAGTGGTCAAATGGGAGCCGATAATTTAGCATCTTGCCAAACTAATGCAGTTTAGTCACTGACAGTATGAACGTACCTTTGTTTAATCCAGTTTGTATTTGAAGAGTATAGAAATTACATATAAGCCTGTAGAATGCCAATTTATCAAACAAAGTTTTCTGACATTTGTATATGCATAAACTTTacaaatgtatgtatatgtttaattgctgtcagtgtgaacacacagagtaagattatgCTACATCTAGAATTCAATTCAGTTTACattcagattcattttttttcactcttaaaaaataaataaaaaaatgcaggaCACTAGATGCAGTAAACTAAACTAGATTAATCATTGATGCATGCATGTTTTGAACATTAACCAGAAACCTtgtacttctttttttaatgattctcAAACTTTTGTCTCCTACAGTATATAATGCTTTTTTCGGCATTATGGATTTCTAAATCTGATTCCTCCATTAACTGCAGCGATGCAGTATTGTGTAGCACATTGAAGATTGGTCATTCGATCCAGAGCTTCTGGTCGTCCTCCATCAGAACCATTCCTGCCCAGTTCGCCAGTAAAAATAGACCTTCATTATTGAATCAGCAGTCTCCTCTCAACACAGCACATCAAACCTCTCATACTTTTTCCAATACGATCCTTTGCACAGCATCCGAAAATCCTGATAGCGGTGAAAGTCCTCTATCGGATGTCTTTCGTTCTCCTCACCATCCATCACTCCGTCAGAGGCCACGAGAGTCCGTTTTTCGGCCCAAAGACTGATTGACTTTGACACCTCTCAGCTTTTGTCAGGATGGCTAAACAACGCTGTTACTCCAGCAGGGAGATACTGATAGCCCCTTTGCAGCAGCACCCTGATCCTGTGGATTACAGTGCTGCATATTTGGGAATTTGAGGGTGTTCGGTGTCTAGACCTGTCTTCAGCTTGGCCTATAATGACTATGTGTTgataataaatgatcatttatagtTAATCCACAGTTATTTGGTGGAATCACTGAGATGCTCACCTCTATAGATGTTGATGCATTAATGAATAATTGAGCGAAAACACAAAGCTTTGACCTTCAGTCGATAACATATAGCTTTTAAATGATTgcaaatgcatcatattttggATCTGATTAATCACCCGAGGTCTCGGCCGCATTAACTAAAGTCAGATATCTCAGCTCGTGCCGTTGCAGTGCTCATGCTCATGAGCCGCAGTGAGCTGATTCAGCATTGTTTAACTGTTTGGAAATCATTGAAATGACAGCCGTGCTCCGTTTAGATCTAGTTTTGTGTTATTTATAGCACACTATCTCCATTGTAATCCGAGTATGGAAGGATACCTGGACGTCTTGCGGTTTTATCCTTGTTGTCAAAAACCACCGTAAGCAAGCAAGACCTCAGATAAGCTGAGCGTGCACATTCCTGCCAACGCTTCGAAGATGTTTTCAAGGGATTTGTGACCTCCCTGCAACAATGCAGAGAGCACACAAAAGCCTATATGGTTCATGTCTCTGCTTTATACCCTTGATGCAGACATATACTTCAttataattaaatgcaaaattatgGAATTTGGTTATAGTGAAATATGCACAAAATGCATGTGgtttatacattttgcatttatgAGGCATTGTATCTGGTTAGTAATGAGCTTGTAAAGGTGTCAAGATAGTTTCACAGTAATGATCCGACAGTTAGAGAAAGAGTTTAATGAAGTAAGGCCAGATTTAGTCAAATTTAAAAACGTAAACTTAACCCATACAGAAAAGTAATAAATACAGAAAACTATATTTCTATATAAGAGTAGACTTGCACACAGGTGAGTCATATTAATACTTTTGACAAGTTATTGATGAAACTGCTTATCTTCATACAAAACATGTCAAATTggctgtatttatgttttttaaaggtatTGGCACTCCAACTAATTATTGGAAAAGATTGAaaacaaaaccttaaaaaaaaaaagcctaaacaatattaatattgatCCTGACTTTGCAATCACaactaaagacaaaaaataaataaagagcaaAAAACGGTAGACGgtagttttgtaaaaaaacaaacatttttttttattttgcagaagTATTAAAAACAGCAGTATTGAGAGTGCTTGATTTCAAATTCaactaatgaaaaataaaacagtagaatttaaaaaaaatatttagtgcaATTTGATTTAAATTTGCATTTCTGTTATACCAAGTATagcaatatttcaaatatttttttttatttagaagatATCCTAAATTTCAAATacattgtataaaatattttaaacatgaaatattatattaaaatacataaattagtattaatttaaatgtaaaaatattaataaaaaaattaatatacaaacacattgaataaaataaataaattaaaaatacataattttgaaataaaaatgtgtaattaaaatatataattctaagcatgtaaattaaaaatttttaaatatttattttagtatttcttaATTTATCCGAAAcgttaaaaacagaaataaaacaagcaaatgtGTGTAATTAAATCATGTAATTACATAATttgaaaatatagtttttttttacattttgtagagactttaaatacaaataaaagaaacaatttagaaaaagaaaattctaatatatatatatatatatatatatatatatatatatatatatatatatatatatatatatatatatatatatatatatatatatatatattaggggtgtaacgatacgcgtattcgtattgaaccgttcggtacgaggctttcggttcggtacgcggtacgcactatgtaccgaacggttcattggactaattaattatatttggaaaaaagaattgtgaaatataatgatatgcattcaacaaggtagcccaataacccaaacgacgtaacaggcaacgcccctgacaccccgaagaagaaaaaagcaccaacttatatgtttatgttatgctGCTCAGTCAGGCgcttgctcactcagtacgcgctgaaggctcgtttaaaaaatggccaatgcgtttaaaagaccagaaatagaaaatcctccaataaccaacaggtctcgtgtttgggtgcactttaccaatcgatcggggcatccaaacaagcacggaaatcaaaatggactagtactatactgtgtcggaatttcctgagcagtacgatacaattaacaggcctgcacgttattagatagaagaactgttataaatagaacgtatgcaagggcagttttgaaaactccacctactttgctcttggtatggttcagcgcaaatcgcgttgtatctgaagggcaacgctgagcccagggtccagcaccgcgcataccgcgtcctgtgtaaaAGACCCTTTGGCCATTttccaacgagccttcagcgcgtactgagtgagcgagcgccttactctgtagtggaaaacgcaggttttaagaacatgcttaatgtaattgagccccgttacaatattccttcacgagcctatTTCAGCCAGagagtaattcctgctttgttccaaaaaacataagccctatagagaaccaattgagtaaaaacacactcaatataaagagttatagagttccatataaaaggtTACATCTTTCTatgtgttcataactactacaacaatatgacattttcatttttttaattttttataaggagctgtttttgtttatacaatatgctgctaagaaaacaccatagaatatgggtaaagaatagctccatcattgttcaatgtaaaaaaaaaaaaaaaaaaaaaaaaaaaaaacatactttgttagttttaataaataaaacattttttaaaaatcaaggaaatttatctgccaatttttctttttgctgtatctaaaacgtaccgaaccgtaccgaaccgaaccgtgacaccagtgaatcgtatcgaaccgaaccgtgaattttgtgaaccgttacacccctaatatatatatatatatatatatatatctcaatctgaaaattaaaagtttcaataaagcaattattattttatttaatgagatCTGTGGTTGTTTTCTCCAGTTGTCTTGTTTTGTGAGTAGCATGAGCGTGTGATATCTGTGCTCAAGGTTACTGTGGAGATCTCACACCTCCAGCGAGCAGCTGATGCTGTAGAGCTCATGCAGGGTGACGCAGCATCTGCAGAGGCAGTGAGAttctctttctgtgtctctgCATGTCCGCAGTATGTGCTACCGCTGCGTTTTTAACCCCTCCTCCACTGTTTCTCACATCCTGGTATCAGTTCGGCCTCCCGTGTCACCGGATATCCTGCAGCGGAGGTTTAATGCAAACACGCGCTTGACCTTGGGCAGAATATTCGTCTAACTTTGGCCTCCTTAATAAATATTGCAGTGCAATGCAGACATCCTCACTGCATTGCTGCTTGTTTTTCATGTATGTTgcattcttgtttctgtgttgataaaaatatttttttcaggttatCAACGTTTACTGTAGATAATGCGTCATTATTTGTCAAACAGTAAGAGAATAGAGCGATGAAGTTAATAATGTAAATAGCAGTTCAGATCATTAAGACTTGAGATCTCTGACTTTTGCTGAAGCCGAGACTCTTCTGAGATAAATGCGAGATTACTTAAACCAGGAGAAACTTAATTTTCCTGATTTTTCTGGCCGTAGGGTCGGTGTACGAGAGAAAACTGTAAGTACCTTCACCCACCGGCGCATCTGAAGACGCAGCTGGAAATCAACGGACGCAACAACCTCATCCAGCAGAAGACCGCCGCAGCGATGCTGGCGCAGCAGATGCAGTTCATGATCCCGGGCACCACCATGCAACCAGTGGTGAGAACCGTCTACTCGTCTTTCTGTCTAGATGCATACGaacagtttatttgcaaaaaacgataacttttttttatcatgtaatcatgtttttgttgtgttttattgtgttaattAGCTgttcttttgtttagtttttttatacctaatcaaaataacccaactgcagttCGATTGAGATTAATttgaatgcacaatgaaaaatgtttttatgtaaaattactgtttttgcaaatgaactcttcatATTTACTTTACTTAAAGTAATAGTTATTCAAATTAtcaaaaaatgtactcactcttaggccatccaagatgtagattggtttgtttcttcatcaggttcggcgatattaagcattgcatcacttgctcaccaatggatgctctgcagtgaatgggtgccgtcagaatgagagtccaaacagatgataaaaacgtCACAATAATCCAAACCACTCCTTCCCATAAGAAACTACTTTATCATGAagaatccataatccataataatgcttcctacaGGGAAAAAGtcttctggtctgaatcaggagagaaatctgcacagatcaagcactgtttacaagccaaagCAGTCCGAGACAAATATGTGGGTGTATTTTGATGtaagagacaacaggagatggactttttcactggaggaagcattattaaggattataaacttgtattttagctggaagcaatggtttaatgataaacgtcttaatgatggctttgtttattacaaacgtGCAGCTCTTGGCTTCACtgaatggactggagtggtgtggattacttgtggattattgtgatatttttatcagctgtttggactctcattctgacggcaccaatTCACTGCAAGGCATCCATTGCTGAGAAAGAAATGGAATGCTACATTCTctaaacctgatgaagaaacatacTTTTTGGGTTAACTGCTTCTCTTTTTTTCGTCAAATTGCAATTCTTTCATATTAATTGTCTTCTGCACAGCATACATTTCCTGTCAGCCAAGGTCTGGGCTCGAACCCTGGATTGAGTTACGCGCAGTATCTGACTCCCATGAGCCACGGCATGAGTCTGGTCCCCACAGAGATGCTCCCCAGCACCCCGGTCATCGTCCCCGGCAGCCCGCCGGTCAGCATGCAGAGCTCATCCTCCACACAGAAGCTCCTGCGCACGGACAAACTCGAGGTGACGCCTCACACAGAGACATTATGAGGCCCTCATTTCATTCATCCAAAAATATCACCAAGTAAAGGACAGTGTAAGATGTGGAAAAACATTGTACTATGCAAGTATACAGTATGtaacaaaaaaagtatgtatgtaaaaaagaaaaaggactAATCATAGTAAAGTGTTAAGAAAGGGCCAAAAAAAAGATCAGTAGATCAagatataatgcaaaataatgaaattacatgTAAGGGAGGAAAGGCCAAGTCATtatgtaattttatgtaaaaatgccattacatgtgaaaaaaaattaaaataaaagacaaatcatgatttaaaataaagtctgaTCATAATTCAATATGCAAATGTATTCAAGAAAGAATAACAGTCATAATGTCGCAtgtaaatctatatttaaaaagtacctattgtaattcaatataaaaaaagaaagaaaatttaataataattaagtatgCAATTATATGTAAACAGAACAATGATATACAGTTAAACAATATGCAGTAATTCagtatgttataatatatataacaaagtTGTATCATAATTGAAAATAGAAGACCAATCATAATTgagtttacatttaaatgtacaaaatatttataaataaataaaaatctgatccaaattaaaaataaagacagTCAGTATGCAAATGTATGCAAGAAAGAAGACCAGTCAGAATTAAGTAAGTGAGTATTAGATTAATCATTTTTGGTCAGATtctgaacattaaacatttgaacaaagcAAAGGTCACTGGGAGATTTTCGAACTTGAAGTAGATTTAAAGTTTGTGAAAACCAAAGACCTGAATTAATTGCGGAAAAGTGTGAGAAGAGGATAGAAACAAGTGCGAGGCATTTCAATGCAGCGCTGCCTCGCAAGATGATCAGCGTGGTTGAAACAATAACAGTtgaaggttgtgtgtgtgtgtgtgtgtgtgtgtgtcactaaaTGTGCGATCACTTAGCAACTGACTGATGTCTGTGATAATAAGAGGCTCTGTTCCTCTGCATCCCTCCCACACCGAGAGGCTGTCGCTGCCTTTGTTAATATTCAGCTcggtgtgtgtttatttatgtacCTGTGCTCATACACAGGCCTTGAAACTTCAATGACTCACGTCTCTGTTTGCACATTTCTGTTGTGTTCCCTGTTTGTTTTGTCTGCGGGTGTTGGTTTGCGTCCAGGTGTGTCGCGAGTTTCAGCGAGGCAACTGCGCACGCGGCGAGACCGACTGCCGCTTCGCCCATCCTAGCGATAGCCCTATGATCGACACGAGCGACAACACGGTCACCGTGTGCATGGACTACATCAAGAGCCGCTGCTCACGCGAGAAGTGCAAGTACTTCCACCCTCCGGCGCACCTGCAGGCCAAGATCAAAGCAGCGCAGCATCAGGCCAACCAGACCGCCGTCGCCGCGCAGGCCGCCGCCGCAGCCATGGTGAGCCAATCACGCACAATTGATTTCAAAATGACATGCATACAATTCTACATTAACACAGTCATGTTGTGCAAAACGAGTTTTCAAATTACACCAGCGTGCCTCACCAGCTGCGTTTAATTTACAGCAGAGTTTAATTTACCGCATTGTCACGACACATTGAATCGCAACCAAGGCAGTGCTTAGAATTGTGAAACCGTTTTCGGTTCTGTGCATGATAAAATCAATTGACAACACATGTTGAGACGTGCCCGCGGAGGTTGCGATTTGAGATATCTGATGATGTTAGCACATTAAATGTGGAGCACTgctttattattatatagccaTGACCCATCTCTCGATTCTGGGCGGGGATTGCGTGCCAAATCGGTGTCGACTCTCTTATCTCGTCCCTGGAGTATTTTAGTCCTTTTAAACAGAGTgagtaaagagagagagacaaagagacaaGCTGCTTGAGAAGACTGTCATGTGATAAAAATCACTCTCACTTCTTATCCATCTAGTATTGTACTGATGCGATCATTATTAGGAACAGGATATTAATATAATAAGCACAATGGCTTAAAAGCTTCTTTGCTGACACTCTTGACTGCACAAGGTCACGGGGCAGCTTACTTGCCCATTTCTCTGCCCAATGGGAGGCCTGCTCTCCTCAGAGCAGTCAAGATTAAATTAAGGAGATGGATGACATCTTCGTGCCAAACTGACGTGAATGCATGAAACAGTGAAACTATCTTGGGCCGCATGCCAGGCTTCTTTCGTTTGCAAGTTCAAACGCATGTCTAGGCTGCAAGCGAGCGACACATTGCAACGGAACTGCAGTTGCGTGCAATGCTGTAAGTAAGAGATGTTGAATTTTGTAATTTGTCTTGCAATTTGTACTGCTTCGATTATAAGTTATTGTTGTCACAATCTCTAAATTCATGCAATTTTTTGCATCACTCGCATCTTTTTGTGTACACTGCAAGCAAATGACGCATGGGGTTTTGTGCAacgttatttatttagttatttttgtgttttgcaccCGATTATAACAGATGCGATTAAGTTTTGTTGTGTTGCTATCTTTGCATGCATCCAATGTTAATTGCATTGCATTACTTGCAAAATATAGGGTTTTTTTTATGCGTATGGCTTTGATAATAACAGCGCTATAAAGTATTGTTTTGTTGCAATCCCTACATGCATGCAATTTTAATGCATAACTCGCTTGCAGACtagatatttttgtttatttgttatggGAGCATACCAAGTTTTTTCTACACTGCAAGTAAGCAGTGCAAAAAACTGTGGTAAATGAGTTTTGTTGCGTTTTGTCACCATCACAATGTATAGTATATGGATTTGATTAAAGCAGGTGCCATTAAGTTTTGTTGCATCAGAATTTCTGCATGTATGCTATTTGGATTTTGTTGCATTGCTTACTTGCATTGTAGACAGTTTTGGTGATTATGGCAGCATTCTAGTTTTGTCAACACTGCAAATGAGCAATAAACAACAGCGCTCCCTTAAAAACGAATGAAACCCTGAGTTGCTGCAAGTGAGTAATGCATCAAAAGCAGTATTGCACATTTGCAGTGTAGACAGATTTGTTGATTGCATCTTTGTGCTACGCTGCAAGACAGCAATGCAACGCAACACAACAAAACTAGACCGCTCCTGTTATAATCAGCAAACCTGTCCACATCTCCAGTGGTGTGACACAATGAAACTTGGTATTGCATGCTTTTAAATAAACGGAGGAGAGTGGTGAGATGTAAGGAAACTTGCAAGTTAGTGGTACAgatagctttttttattataataaagtcgCAGTGAATTGTTGCATTGCagcgcagttttttttttattagaatgagAGCAATATAGTTTCTTCTACACTCTTACAAGAACACTAGATTTTCCCCATTAAAATTAATTAAGCTGCAAGATGCAACCAAATGTGACGTGATCTAGTTTTGTCGCATTGAATCACTAGACTGTAAACAGTTCTAGCACTGATTATAAGACGCTGTTCAGATTTATTTACACTGCAATGTGCAAAGCAACACAAGACAACTGTTTTGCTCCTTCTGAAGCTGTTAAAACTGCATGCAACACAATGCAGCATGAAAAAGCTTGACATTGTGTGCATGCAGTGTAGAcagctttgttgattataataaaagtgaacaCTTTGTTCGGCATTACAAGAAATGCAACGCAGGAAACTAGATGTTATAATCAATGAAATTGTCTACTTCGCAATGCGATGCAACAAATGCGACATGCATGAGTTTGCCATTTAATGAAAATGATTGTTTCCTTGCACAGCCACGCTTATTTTATTGATTATAACGGTAAGGATATAGTTTGGTCCTGCAAGCTCACAATGTGATGCAACACATGCAACATGATAAGCTTGCTGTTAAAAATGTGAAACATCTTGCGTCGGGGTGAATATAGTGTGGTCACTTCACTCGGTTGTGGTGTAGACACCGTGATAGGCAGCAAGCTTTCCCGCTTGCACATCTCACACTGGTGTGGTTTTAGTTTGCAGCATTTGCTGTCATGGCATTCACACGCTTGGCCTCATTCGTTTTGCTGTTTACTCcatttttgcttttgcttttgcccTGAACCTTTTGTCTTT is drawn from Carassius gibelio isolate Cgi1373 ecotype wild population from Czech Republic chromosome B1, carGib1.2-hapl.c, whole genome shotgun sequence and contains these coding sequences:
- the LOC127948470 gene encoding muscleblind-like protein 2a isoform X1, translating into MALNIASMRDTKWLTLEVCRQFQRGTCSRSDEECKFAHPPKSCQVENGRVIACFDSLKGRCTRENCKYLHPPAHLKTQLEINGRNNLIQQKTAAAMLAQQMQFMIPGTTMQPVHTFPVSQGLGSNPGLSYAQYLTPMSHGMSLVPTEMLPSTPVIVPGSPPVSMQSSSSTQKLLRTDKLEVCREFQRGNCARGETDCRFAHPSDSPMIDTSDNTVTVCMDYIKSRCSREKCKYFHPPAHLQAKIKAAQHQANQTAVAAQAAAAAMTQSTAKAMKRPLEASVDLAFPHGVLQPLPKRQALEKSNGASTLFNPSVLHYQQALANAQLQQPTAAFFPTGSVLCMAPASSIDHLEVNHRRGTTGCQEAALRNPKRSPCKYDLPSSPLELQQPAC
- the LOC127948470 gene encoding muscleblind-like protein 2 isoform X10, which translates into the protein MALNIASMRDTKWLTLEVCRQFQRGTCSRSDEECKFAHPPKSCQVENGRVIACFDSLKGRCTRENCKYLHPPAHLKTQLEINGRNNLIQQKTAAAMLAQQMQFMIPGTTMQPVHTFPVSQGLGSNPGLSYAQYLTPMSHGMSLVPTEMLPSTPVIVPGSPPVSMQSSSSTQKLLRTDKLEVCREFQRGNCARGETDCRFAHPSDSPMIDTSDNTVTVCMDYIKSRCSREKCKYFHPPAHLQAKIKAAQHQANQTAVAAQAAAAAMAFPHGVLQPLPKRQALEKSNGASTLFNPSVLHYQQALANAQLQQPTAAFFPTVPMMYSATPATVSAATTPATSVPYATTAPANQIILK
- the LOC127948470 gene encoding muscleblind-like protein 2a isoform X4, with amino-acid sequence MALNIASMRDTKWLTLEVCRQFQRGTCSRSDEECKFAHPPKSCQVENGRVIACFDSLKGRCTRENCKYLHPPAHLKTQLEINGRNNLIQQKTAAAMLAQQMQFMIPGTTMQPVHTFPVSQGLGSNPGLSYAQYLTPMSHGMSLVPTEMLPSTPVIVPGSPPVSMQSSSSTQKLLRTDKLEVCREFQRGNCARGETDCRFAHPSDSPMIDTSDNTVTVCMDYIKSRCSREKCKYFHPPAHLQAKIKAAQHQANQTAVAAQAAAAAMTQSTAKAMKRPLEASVDLAFPHGVLQPLPKRQALEKSNGASTLFNPSVLHYQQALANAQLQQPTAAFFPTDHLEVNHRRGTTGCQEAALRNPKRSPCKYDLPSSPLELQQPAC
- the LOC127948470 gene encoding muscleblind-like protein 2a isoform X3 — translated: MSSSVPNPMWDWCEEHLLSLMVLVLHLPCFRCGALKEPRAFRGSEQSFTGRCTRENCKYLHPPAHLKTQLEINGRNNLIQQKTAAAMLAQQMQFMIPGTTMQPVHTFPVSQGLGSNPGLSYAQYLTPMSHGMSLVPTEMLPSTPVIVPGSPPVSMQSSSSTQKLLRTDKLEVCREFQRGNCARGETDCRFAHPSDSPMIDTSDNTVTVCMDYIKSRCSREKCKYFHPPAHLQAKIKAAQHQANQTAVAAQAAAAAMTQSTAKAMKRPLEASVDLAFPHGVLQPLPKRQALEKSNGASTLFNPSVLHYQQALANAQLQQPTAAFFPTGSVLCMAPASSIDHLEVNHRRGTTGCQEAALRNPKRSPCKYDLPSSPLELQQPAC
- the LOC127948470 gene encoding muscleblind-like protein 2 isoform X8 translates to MSSSVPNPMWDWCEEHLLSLMVLVLHLPCFRCGALKEPRAFRGSEQSFTGRCTRENCKYLHPPAHLKTQLEINGRNNLIQQKTAAAMLAQQMQFMIPGTTMQPVHTFPVSQGLGSNPGLSYAQYLTPMSHGMSLVPTEMLPSTPVIVPGSPPVSMQSSSSTQKLLRTDKLEVCREFQRGNCARGETDCRFAHPSDSPMIDTSDNTVTVCMDYIKSRCSREKCKYFHPPAHLQAKIKAAQHQANQTAVAAQAAAAAMTQSTAKAMKRPLEASVDLAFPHGVLQPLPKRQALEKSNGASTLFNPSVLHYQQALANAQLQQPTAAFFPTVPMMYSATPATVSAATTPATSVPYATTAPANQIILK
- the LOC127948470 gene encoding muscleblind-like protein 2a isoform X7 — protein: MALNIASMRDTKWLTLEVCRQFQRGTCSRSDEECKFAHPPKSCQVENGRVIACFDSLKGRCTRENCKYLHPPAHLKTQLEINGRNNLIQQKTAAAMLAQQMQFMIPGTTMQPVHTFPVSQGLGSNPGLSYAQYLTPMSHGMSLVPTEMLPSTPVIVPGSPPVSMQSSSSTQKLLRTDKLEVCREFQRGNCARGETDCRFAHPSDSPMIDTSDNTVTVCMDYIKSRCSREKCKYFHPPAHLQAKIKAAQHQANQTAVAAQAAAAAMAFPHGVLQPLPKRQALEKSNGASTLFNPSVLHYQQALANAQLQQPTAAFFPTGSVLCMAPASSIVPMMYSATPATVSAATTPATSVPYATTAPANQIILK
- the LOC127948470 gene encoding muscleblind-like protein 2a isoform X5 — protein: MALNIASMRDTKWLTLEVCRQFQRGTCSRSDEECKFAHPPKSCQVENGRVIACFDSLKGRCTRENCKYLHPPAHLKTQLEINGRNNLIQQKTAAAMLAQQMQFMIPGTTMQPVHTFPVSQGLGSNPGLSYAQYLTPMSHGMSLVPTEMLPSTPVIVPGSPPVSMQSSSSTQKLLRTDKLEVCREFQRGNCARGETDCRFAHPSDSPMIDTSDNTVTVCMDYIKSRCSREKCKYFHPPAHLQAKIKAAQHQANQTAVAAQAAAAAMAFPHGVLQPLPKRQALEKSNGASTLFNPSVLHYQQALANAQLQQPTAAFFPTGSVLCMAPASSIDHLEVNHRRGTTGCQEAALRNPKRSPCKYDLPSSPLELQQPAC
- the LOC127948470 gene encoding muscleblind-like protein 2a isoform X6; translated protein: MALNIASMRDTKWLTLEVCRQFQRGTCSRSDEECKFAHPPKSCQVENGRVIACFDSLKGRCTRENCKYLHPPAHLKTQLEINGRNNLIQQKTAAAMLAQQMQFMIPGTTMQPVHTFPVSQGLGSNPGLSYAQYLTPMSHGMSLVPTEMLPSTPVIVPGSPPVSMQSSSSTQKLLRTDKLEVCREFQRGNCARGETDCRFAHPSDSPMIDTSDNTVTVCMDYIKSRCSREKCKYFHPPAHLQAKIKAAQHQANQTAVAAQAAAAAMTQSTAKAMKRPLEASVDLAFPHGVLQPLPKRQALEKSNGASTLFNPSVLHYQQALANAQLQQPTAAFFPTVPMMYSATPATVSAATTPATSVPYATTAPANQIILK
- the LOC127948470 gene encoding muscleblind-like protein 2a isoform X9, coding for MALNIASMRDTKWLTLEVCRQFQRGTCSRSDEECKFAHPPKSCQVENGRVIACFDSLKGRCTRENCKYLHPPAHLKTQLEINGRNNLIQQKTAAAMLAQQMQFMIPGTTMQPVHTFPVSQGLGSNPGLSYAQYLTPMSHGMSLVPTEMLPSTPVIVPGSPPVSMQSSSSTQKLLRTDKLEVCREFQRGNCARGETDCRFAHPSDSPMIDTSDNTVTVCMDYIKSRCSREKCKYFHPPAHLQAKIKAAQHQANQTAVAAQAAAAAMTQSTAKAMKRPLEASVDLAFPHGVLQPLPKRQALEKSNGASTLFNPSVLHYQQALANAQLQQPTAAFFPTATTPATSVPYATTAPANQIILK